GCTTCTGAATGTGTTGAAGCTAACGCTAGCCTCTAATTAGCTTCCTCTCCGCTTCGACTCGGCTAAAACCGTTAAAAACTCAAATAAAACTGGACAGAAATCAAGCAAAGGTTGTCGTGGTGTTTAGACTTTGTCGGCTTGATGCTGGTGATAGAGGGCTTGTATGATTTTATTGGAAACAGTTTAGCGTGCAGTGAGCACCGCCAGTTTAAATGCAGTACAGCGGGAAACGAAAGCAAATTATTTAATCAATTTTTACATTTAGATTGATACTAAttgcattttttgttgtttggcaTAAGTATCAGAAGAATCTCTCCTATCTTAGTTTTTCATCAAACTCTAAATGAATTGGTTGTATGTCTTCAGATGTTGTGAGGATTGTAACTTCTCTACAGTACTTCAAGAATGGGATACAATTACATAAATCATGATAATAGTTCAGAGCACGGGTGGGGATTCTGTTCTGAGGggtattttaatttaatttgggCCACGTCACTCTGGGAAGGAAGGGTACgataaaaatgtgctttttaaaggtgttatatatatatatatatatcaggaAGGACATTGATTCTGAAATGTAATTATTCAGTATTGGAAAGGGGCTATCTCTGTACATGTATGGATGTGTGAGTCTGTCATGTTAATGTAATTCTTttaaatcgtgtgtgtgtgtgtgtgtgtgtgtgtgagtgtgtgagcgagcGTGAGCACTTTGTTGCAGACCATGGCTTTAAAATGGCTAgaataaattaataataaaattcATCTTAATTTACTGAGTTGGTCAATTAGCTCATTTGCAAAATTGATCCTCATAAAATATCAGACTGTTTAATTTCAGTTGAGTATTTTTCGGGAGCAATGTAAATGTTTTAGTGTAAGTgtgcatttatgtgtttttcagtttttaaatagctgtttttgtgatgcatttattcattcagttgtttgtttctctccgTCAACtagtttgattctttttttgtgttacttcattttattttttaacggcattcttttccctttttcattctttgtatttgcttttatttgtctttgttgCTCTTTTGTGACTTGTTGTCACTTTAGGTCATTTCAAAACCATGTGTTTGCTTGATCTATAGACAACCTTCTTGGGATATCCTGGGTGGACAGTGGTTGGGTGCCAATTCTCAATCCTGGAAATGTGCTCGACTATTTCTCTGAGAGAAGCAACCCCTTCTATGACCGAACCTGCAATAATGAGGTAGTAAAGATGCAGCGGCTCACTCTGGAACACCTGAAGTAAGTTTATTTCATATGGATTATCTgatagcattttttttaatgtaacaaGAAAGTGGAACATGCTGACATAATCCATTTAAAGCAAAGCTTGTGCTGTTGTTAAACAGGAAATATACTTGTTCCACTGTCTCTGGGCTCATGCATTGAGTGCCATTCATTAAACTAAATGTGGACATTTGTTTCTGCCTTATTTGCAGTCAGATGGTGGGAGTGGAGTACATTCTTCTTCATGCTCAGGAGCCAATTCTTTACATAATCCGTAAACAGCAGAGGCAGTCACCAACACAAGGTGAGCTTCACAGTGTCTGATTGAATTGTTGTTGAAGAATGTAGTTGTGAGAAGCTGGTCAGTCAGTGAACTGAATGGGGAAAGTTTGCAGAATGGTTCCAATATTGATTCTATTCTGCTTTACATTCATATGAATGTGACTTCATTTAAGTTCCCTCTTCTTTGTTTGTGTCCTGTAGTGATTCCCATGGCTGACTATTACATCATAGCAGGAGTGGTGTATCAGGCCCCAGACCTGGGAACAGTTATCAGCTCCAGAGTGGTAAACATGTCAAAATACTATGGTGGTTTTTAAAGGGAAGCTTTTGTCTGAGATGATTCACAGTAATCGATGTAACTCTTTTCAAGCTTTCAGCTGTTCATGGAATTCAGTCTGCTTTTGACGAGGCCATGTCGTACTGCCGTTATCACCCTTCAAAAGGATATTGGTGGCACTTTAAAGACCAGGAGGAGCGAGGTGACGTTCTGTTTCTACCTAAACTTTATTGATTGAAGGAACTCTCCTGCCAGCCATGGACGAGTCACTGTATTAAAATCTTATGGATTGGAAACGGCACATGGCTGCATGGAGGTATAatttttaaggctttttttcccacttACAGAAAAATCCAAGCCCAAGTCTAA
Above is a window of Salarias fasciatus chromosome 19, fSalaFa1.1, whole genome shotgun sequence DNA encoding:
- the med6 gene encoding mediator of RNA polymerase II transcription subunit 6, with the protein product MAAVDFRDNLLGISWVDSGWVPILNPGNVLDYFSERSNPFYDRTCNNEVVKMQRLTLEHLNQMVGVEYILLHAQEPILYIIRKQQRQSPTQVIPMADYYIIAGVVYQAPDLGTVISSRVLSAVHGIQSAFDEAMSYCRYHPSKGYWWHFKDQEEREKSKPKSKKKEEPSSVFQRHRVDTLLLDLRSKFPPTFYQPKPGEKPIPVEVKKEPEPPAEAVKQEEREPATKSSAPAPPSKPPPEKRARLQ